Genomic segment of Prionailurus viverrinus isolate Anna chromosome B4, UM_Priviv_1.0, whole genome shotgun sequence:
gGAAGAATAGGATGTACCTAAAAAAGAGTTTAAATCACTGTCAcagataaaacaaatgtttaaatacaTTACATTGGCCTTAGTGAGAAAATTGCAAAAGACTTTTAGAGTTTCCATAGAATCATACTCAATACCTTGAAAGAGACCTTGGAAGTCCATTGTCTATTTTCTAATAATATTCACATCCGTctgaagagaaaacacaaaaagaaataagtaaatgggGTTAATTCAACAAGTTGAGAAACTTGAATCCATGATTATACGAGATGGGCTGTTGATGTTGCCtatcaaacttttaaaatcagtttttaaaagagaGTTTAATTACGTGTATACAAAACAGGATAAAATTCACTTATTTGTGATATTCCATCGTTTATGTTCAACCCTTTGATTTTATTTGGCTTAGAAACTCAAGTCAAGGAatcttttgaagaaaaacaacactTGTACTCCAACAGGACCATCTAATTTAAAATCAAACATAAGTAGTCAGCAAGTACTGCTTGAACACAGTTATGCTTTTAGGAATCCTATGGAGGCCAAAAAGAGgataataaaactggaaaaagaaatagcaagcttaagaaagaaaatgaaaacttgctTACAAAAAGAACGCAGAGCAACACGGAGATGGATCAAAGCCACGTGCTTGGTGAAGAATCTGGAAGCAAATAACATATTACCTAAGGGTACATCAGAACACATTTTACCAACTGCCTTAAGCAGTCTTCCTTTGGAAGATTTCAAGATTCTTGAACAAGAGCAACAAGATAAAACATTATCAATTCTCTAAAACAGGCTAAGAATACCTTCATTTAAGATTAGCCTACATAAAACTTGATGCCCATCCTTCATTCTCTTCAAAGGTAAAGATATTTAAGGAAATTATGCCAAAATTGGgtatttaataaagttttacttGAACTAACATTATTACTGTATAATTCCTGAAGATTTGattacaaaaaaaatggaaactttttatgaaaatcatatttgaaaaagaatgaaagtgccTTACATGAGAAttatgtacttaaaaattttgCTAGGGAATTGTATGTTTGCaagatgttttgtgtttttgtcttttaaggcTACTTTTAAAGAACTATCTATGACAATGTGTttaatttatattagaaaaacagGGGTTTTTTTCCTGTAACAATGTTAGGATATTACATTCTAAATAGGATGCTAAGTGGGAGTTAACCAACATTAAATATGACTTTAAAACTGCTGGG
This window contains:
- the THAP2 gene encoding THAP domain-containing protein 2 encodes the protein MPTNCAAAGCATTYNKHINISFHRFPLDPKRRKEWVRLLRRKNFVPGKHTFLCSKHFEASCFDLTGQTRRLKMDAVPTIFDFCNHLKSMKLKSRNLLKKNNTCTPTGPSNLKSNISSQQVLLEHSYAFRNPMEAKKRIIKLEKEIASLRKKMKTCLQKERRATRRWIKATCLVKNLEANNILPKGTSEHILPTALSSLPLEDFKILEQEQQDKTLSIL